ATCTCCGATAGCAATGTCTGCCTGCAAGCCAATACCCTCTGGGCATATTTTGCACCGAAAATGTAAATGCTGGTTCAGTGTTTTTCCCCAAGAGTCATTATAACTCTGCTTGAAAGATGTTCCCTCACCATCACGAAAGGAGAAATATCCCGGCCAACCATTTCCCCGATAGCTTAAATTTTTTATGGGCAGTTTTGGTTTGTAGCTATCAATGATAGCTTGTGTTCCTTTAAAAGAGGGTAAGCCTGCACACATGATAGCTATAGTGAGTTTGAATCTATCGGCATAAATGGGGTATTTTGATAAAAAATTCTTTAACGCAGAAACGTCGCAAGGTTTACCTATAAAACAGTAGGTATCATTGCTGTTTTTTAATATAGCTAGTATTTTATCAAAAATCAGCGCAGGCGCGTAGCGTGAGGAAGCACAATTTAAAACGTCTGCACGAGTATAGGATATGCGTAGGCTATTTCGCTCGTAGTCCTCTGGGTCGCCGCCAACCTGTAGTACCGCATCTACCGTTTTGGAGCTTAGTAGATAGATCGCAAGACCACTAACGACACCCCCGGAAGATCCGCGCGTTCTGACTTCATTGTCTGTAGCGTAGCCGGAACATACTGTTTCTATATTTCCCCAGATACTTTGCTTTTTACTGAAAGCGATATCATTAGTGATGTTTATACCTGGACAAATTGCCGTGATAATCTTTTCCGCTTCTGGAACCACTTTTTTTACTACTGGGTGGAAAAAGCCATCGGGCTTTAATTGCATATGAACATGCTCTTTGCCACAAATGCTTTCACACAAGCCACAACCTAAACATAAATTAGCCCGATCAATATCACTGATCTTTGATTTAACTGATAACATGGTGTTTATGAGTCAAGCGCTTGTTTCAATAATTCTTTTAATTCTAGCAAACGAGGCTCTACGATTGTTTTGATGCTTAGTTGAATTTGTTTTTTTAGCTCTTCTTTGGTTTCGAAGGCATTTTTTAATCCGGCTAATATCTCGTCGTTTTTGGTGTTTACACAATCGCCAAGCCAGTGATAATTGAGTGTATCCACGAAAAGCCCGTTGAACTTTCGGCTGTAGGCGAGGGGATAAACGGGGACACCGGAAGAGAAGGCAGCTATACAGGCATGCATACGTGCACCAGTGAAAAAATCCAGTCCACTGATGTAGTTTTTAGCAGCTATTGGGGTTTCAAACCTTGGAGCTACCAATACACCGGAAAACTCTCGCTGTAATTGTTCTGATACGATATAATCGTCTTCAACTGGTTGATGTTCAGGAACAACATGCGGTACTAGGTGTACCTGAACGCCCGCTTTTTCCACAAAAAAGGTTAAAATTTCCCGAATCAAATCCTGATATACTGCTTGCATACCAAATTGATTATTTTTCGTATACCCTCCATTCCAAAGTAAGCCAGATATATTGACCCCTACGTTTACCTTTTGATTGCTAAAAGACTGTTTCTCATAAGGTAAATAAAAAGCCACATCGATGTTTTCGCGAATCTTATCTTTCGAAAGCTTTCCTTTGGTATATTGAAAACTTTGTTTATCTCTGCTGATAATGAGATCTGTAGCTTGCATCGCTTTGAATGCAGATTTTTCGTTCCTTACATGCTTGAAGGGACCGATAGTCTGCGGTAATAATACTTGCTTTTTTACCCTTTTGGCAAAATATTTTTTCGAGTTACGGATCTTTTCAAAACGAACATTACCATAAATATCTGTAAAACTATCTCCCTCGGCAATATCGAAGATATATTCCAGGGATTGTATGGCTTTAAGCTGGTGTTTCTCAGGGTCTACTAACAACTTCAATATCCATTTAAGGTCATAAAAGTCAAGGCCTTTGATATTTTTGAAAGTAATCACTTTATTGCCAATCTTGATTTGATCTTTTGTTGACTTATCACTGCCAAAAAATGTGATCTCCCCGTTTATGTTATGCGTAGTTAATACATCATGTAAAATCGATAAGGCAGAATAGGCTAGGGCGGCTACCCCTAAGTTTTTGTTATATGGATTGGCCCATACAATGCCTATTTGTTTTTTCTTTTCATTGGTTGTTCCGTTCATATTGAAAATTAACTGTGCATTAATGGTGCCAAATTCATCGATGAATCTTGGCGCTATGTTTGTGTACTTCAAAACAAAAGTAAAATATATTTGTCTATTAGTTATTTATAAACTAATCAAGGTGCAAAAACTTAAAGATATGACTCCCCAACGAAGTTTTATAAGCAGTATTAGCTTGCCTGCCCCAGGGAGTTCTAGCGATACTGGAAAAGGGTTTTTGGTTATTCCCCCATGATATAACCCTTAATAAATAAAGCGCTCGTCAGGTACTTTAAACTCATAACGTGTAATTTATTGTTCAGCATTAACATTAAAAAAATGTATGAAATATTTATTGTATTGAAGCGCTGGAAGCTAATTAATGCCAGACCTATATGGTATATCTCAAAGTTTGATCTTCCTCTACTCTTAATAATTGTATTTTTGATAAGTGTCAACATTGACTTATATGCACGTGAAAAAGCAAAACCTGCCGATAATAAGTTAATAGCTACTCCTCTAGGAAGTATTCAAAAAGAAATAAGTGGTAGAGTAACCGATCAGTCAAACCAACCTTTGGCCGGGGTGACGGTCAGTGTACAAGGGGATACTACCAATGGAACAAGTACCGATGAAAATGGTAGCTTTCGGTTAACCGTTAGTGATGAAGCGGTAATCATGTTTTCCTTTACGGGCTATCGACCTCACGAAGAGGGCTTGAAGGGTAGGGAAACAATAAATGTCTCTTTAGTGCCTCAACAGGAGGCCTTGGACGAAGTAGTGGTAGTGGGTTATGGAACGGTACGGAGGCGTGATTTAACCGGTTCTGTTGCGCAGGTCAAGGCTCAGGAAGTCAATGCTTTTCCTGCAGCTAATCTTTTGCAGTCCTTATCTGGAAGGGCTGCGGGGGTTCAGGTCGCCCAATCTACAGGAGCACCCGGCCCGCCATTGAACGTCAGAATCAGAGGAGGAAATTCTATCCAAGGAAGTAATGAACCGCTCTATGTTATTGACGGTTTCCCCACCGCCGGTATAAACCCTAGCTTACTTAATAATGCCGATATTGAAAGCATGGAGATATTGAAAGATGCCTCAGCAACCGCAATTTACGGTTCCAGAGGAGCTAACGGCGTGGTTATGATCACAACTAAGCAAGGAGCCCAAGGAGATACAAAGGTTGACTTTGAACTTAATCATGGTATTCAAACACTGCGTAGAAAATTAGATTTGATGAATTCGCAAGAATATGCTACATTTTATAATCTACAAGCCACTAATGATAACCTAGACCCTTACTTTTCGCAGGAGCAAATCAATTTATTGGGGACCGGCTTCGACTGGCAGGATTTTATGTTTCAGAGAGCTCCCATGACGAACGCTTCATTGAATATCAGTGGAGGTAGCGAAAGAACGCAATTTTCCGTTGCCGGAAGCGTCTTTGATCAGAATGGAATTGTCAAAGGAAGCGATTATAGCCGTTATTCTTTTCGCACAAACGTTAATCATAAAATTAGTGAAAAGTTTAGGGTGACGGGAGGAACGATCTTGACGAGGTTAACCACTAACCGAAGGGATAGCAGAGGGGGGAATAGAGGTAATTCCATGATGTCTGCTGCGCTCTCCGCACCACCTACCCTTACGCCATTTAATGATGACGGAACTTATCGGAATCTATCAACAGCTTATCCGTTCATCGCGTCCGACCTAATTAATCCGATCAACTGGATAAACGAACAGACGAACGCAACCAAGGCGAACGTTGTTTTGGCCAATGCGGCTTTGCTCTACAATCCGATACCTGAAATAACGGTGAAAATTTTGGGAGGTATCGAAAATAGAGATGAAAGAATCGACAATTACACCACCAACAATTTTCAGAATTCGCAAGGCCAGGCAACTGTTGTAGCTAATCAGTCAACCAGTTTATTGAGCGAAAATACCATTTCCTACGATAAAACATTTTCAGATATACATAACCTTTCCGCACTGGTAGGATTCACCTATCAAAACTTTTTAAATACTACGGTCAACGCGAGTGGCACTGGTTTTATCAGTAATGCACAGGAAACACATGATTTAGGATCTGCGAATGTTCCCGGAATACCGGTGTCTGGATACGACAAATCTGCATTAATTTCATATTTAGCCCGGGTGAACTATACCATTGACGATCGTTTCCTGTTTACGGCAAGTTTTCGGGCTGATGGGTCGTCGCGTTATAGCGATGGGAATAAATGGGGGTATTTTCCGTCTGCGGCGGCGGCTTGGAGACTGTCGAACGAAGCTTTTTTGCAGGACCATTCGGTTATATCTGATCTAAAGTTAAGGACAAGCTGGGGGCTGACAGGCAGCCAGGCCATTGATCCTTACTCTACGTTAAACAGGTTGTTGTCTGGAAATACGGTTTTTGGTGAAGATCTTTACGTTGCTTACGCCCCGGGAACCATGCTCCCAGGAAACTTGAAATGGGAAACCACCGAACAGGTGGACGTTGGTCTCGATTTAGGCCTGTGGAATAACCGTTTGCTCTTTACGGCCGATTATTATGTGAAGAATACCAGAGATCTACTGAATACGGTGGGTTTACCTTCCTCTATGGGCTTCATCACCACAATACAGAATGTCGGACAGATCAAAAATAGTGGGATCGAATTCGGATTGGAAGCGAACATATTGCCCGGCCCCTTTAAATGGGACGTCTTGGCAAATATAGCCTTCAATAGAAACAAAATCGTACGATTATACAATGGTGAAGATATACTGGGTGATTTTCTTGCAATCAATATCGTCAATGACAATACCACCATATTGCGTGAAGGTCAGCCCAGAGGAATGTTCTATGGCTTTGTAGAAGAAGGTTATACGGAAGACGGCCAAATACGCTACCGCGATCTCGATGGGGATGGTAGTATTACGGCAAATGATAAAACATATATTGGTAACCCCAATCCGGATTTTATTTATGGCTTTAATTCGGTGATGAGTTATAAGAATTTCGAACTATCTTTCTTCATTCAAGGTTCTTATGGAAACGATGTTTTTAACGCCAGTGCAATAGCCAATACCATTGACTATAACGGCGGCTTAAATATGCCGAGAGAAGTTCTTTACGATCACTGGACACCGCAGAATACACAGGCGAAATATCCGAACATTACCAGAAGTACAACGAGTAATATTTCTGACCGATTTGTGGAGGATGGCTCCTTTTTGAGATTGCGGAATATTCAACTGGCTTATAATTTACCTATGCAGGATCTGGGAATAGCCTGGTGTAAAAATGCACAGGTATATGTGAGCGGACAGAACCTGTTGACACTTACAAATTATTCCTGGTGGGACCCGGAAGTAGGGTTCAACGGGACGGACTTTTTAAGCTACCCGATGTCGAAGACGATTATGTTTGGTATTAAAGCAGGTTTTTAATTTTGATAGCTAAAGCAAAAGAATCATGGAATTTCCTATAAAATCAATTGATTTAACTAAAGGGAGGGGCGCACGCTTATTAACAGCGTTTTTAATTTTGATAGGTTTATACGTGTGTTCCATTTCTTGTCAAAAAGATTTGGAAGAACATCCCAAAAACATTGTAGAAGAGAATTTCTACAATACGGCAGAAGAAGTCGAGGCTGCCGTAAACGCTATATTTCCGCCAATAAGGCTCGGAGGACAGGGGATCGGTACTTATAATTCCACCTTGGAGTGTCATACCGATTACGCTTATGGTAGGGCAAGTTGGGCGCAGTTTAACGAATTCGAGGGGCTCAACACCGTCAATGCAAATCGGGTAGGAGATTTTTGGACCACATTTTATTTGTGTATACGCAATGCCAATCTAGTTAT
This Olivibacter sp. SDN3 DNA region includes the following protein-coding sequences:
- a CDS encoding Coenzyme F420 hydrogenase/dehydrogenase, beta subunit C-terminal domain produces the protein MLSVKSKISDIDRANLCLGCGLCESICGKEHVHMQLKPDGFFHPVVKKVVPEAEKIITAICPGINITNDIAFSKKQSIWGNIETVCSGYATDNEVRTRGSSGGVVSGLAIYLLSSKTVDAVLQVGGDPEDYERNSLRISYTRADVLNCASSRYAPALIFDKILAILKNSNDTYCFIGKPCDVSALKNFLSKYPIYADRFKLTIAIMCAGLPSFKGTQAIIDSYKPKLPIKNLSYRGNGWPGYFSFRDGEGTSFKQSYNDSWGKTLNQHLHFRCKICPEGIGLQADIAIGDAWETKDGYPDFTEKEGQSLIITRTDAGEETLLSAAHAQEISFTPLKSDIIRYMQPYQYTRRTRAGIRRLAVYVTTGKWLNFKHMHLHYNMRYVKATTLLRDFLGTVRRTVKHLKQNG
- a CDS encoding polysaccharide pyruvyl transferase family protein, with product MKYTNIAPRFIDEFGTINAQLIFNMNGTTNEKKKQIGIVWANPYNKNLGVAALAYSALSILHDVLTTHNINGEITFFGSDKSTKDQIKIGNKVITFKNIKGLDFYDLKWILKLLVDPEKHQLKAIQSLEYIFDIAEGDSFTDIYGNVRFEKIRNSKKYFAKRVKKQVLLPQTIGPFKHVRNEKSAFKAMQATDLIISRDKQSFQYTKGKLSKDKIRENIDVAFYLPYEKQSFSNQKVNVGVNISGLLWNGGYTKNNQFGMQAVYQDLIREILTFFVEKAGVQVHLVPHVVPEHQPVEDDYIVSEQLQREFSGVLVAPRFETPIAAKNYISGLDFFTGARMHACIAAFSSGVPVYPLAYSRKFNGLFVDTLNYHWLGDCVNTKNDEILAGLKNAFETKEELKKQIQLSIKTIVEPRLLELKELLKQALDS
- a CDS encoding TonB-dependent receptor — protein: MYEIFIVLKRWKLINARPIWYISKFDLPLLLIIVFLISVNIDLYAREKAKPADNKLIATPLGSIQKEISGRVTDQSNQPLAGVTVSVQGDTTNGTSTDENGSFRLTVSDEAVIMFSFTGYRPHEEGLKGRETINVSLVPQQEALDEVVVVGYGTVRRRDLTGSVAQVKAQEVNAFPAANLLQSLSGRAAGVQVAQSTGAPGPPLNVRIRGGNSIQGSNEPLYVIDGFPTAGINPSLLNNADIESMEILKDASATAIYGSRGANGVVMITTKQGAQGDTKVDFELNHGIQTLRRKLDLMNSQEYATFYNLQATNDNLDPYFSQEQINLLGTGFDWQDFMFQRAPMTNASLNISGGSERTQFSVAGSVFDQNGIVKGSDYSRYSFRTNVNHKISEKFRVTGGTILTRLTTNRRDSRGGNRGNSMMSAALSAPPTLTPFNDDGTYRNLSTAYPFIASDLINPINWINEQTNATKANVVLANAALLYNPIPEITVKILGGIENRDERIDNYTTNNFQNSQGQATVVANQSTSLLSENTISYDKTFSDIHNLSALVGFTYQNFLNTTVNASGTGFISNAQETHDLGSANVPGIPVSGYDKSALISYLARVNYTIDDRFLFTASFRADGSSRYSDGNKWGYFPSAAAAWRLSNEAFLQDHSVISDLKLRTSWGLTGSQAIDPYSTLNRLLSGNTVFGEDLYVAYAPGTMLPGNLKWETTEQVDVGLDLGLWNNRLLFTADYYVKNTRDLLNTVGLPSSMGFITTIQNVGQIKNSGIEFGLEANILPGPFKWDVLANIAFNRNKIVRLYNGEDILGDFLAINIVNDNTTILREGQPRGMFYGFVEEGYTEDGQIRYRDLDGDGSITANDKTYIGNPNPDFIYGFNSVMSYKNFELSFFIQGSYGNDVFNASAIANTIDYNGGLNMPREVLYDHWTPQNTQAKYPNITRSTTSNISDRFVEDGSFLRLRNIQLAYNLPMQDLGIAWCKNAQVYVSGQNLLTLTNYSWWDPEVGFNGTDFLSYPMSKTIMFGIKAGF